From a region of the Pseudomonas fulva 12-X genome:
- a CDS encoding putative hydro-lyase translates to MNAIQRAQQAAIAAARQARAEYRNGRVAPTAGIAPGMTQANLIALPRDWAYDFLLYAQRNPRACPVLDVSDAGSPYTVLAEGADLRTDLPLYRIWRDGKLAEEVSDATAAWAEHADMVTFLIGCSFTFETGLQEAGIEVRHIADGCNVPMYRTNRACRPAGRLHGEMVVSMRPIPADRVAEAAGISGRYPSVHGAPVHIGEPERLGIEDLQKPDFGDAVRIEPGEVPVFWACGVTPQAAVMASGVPFAITHSPGHMFITDVPDSTYHV, encoded by the coding sequence ATGAACGCCATCCAACGCGCCCAACAGGCCGCCATTGCCGCCGCCCGCCAGGCCCGCGCCGAGTACCGCAACGGCCGCGTCGCGCCTACTGCCGGTATCGCGCCGGGCATGACCCAGGCCAACCTGATCGCCCTGCCCCGCGACTGGGCCTATGACTTTCTGCTCTACGCCCAGCGCAACCCCAGAGCCTGCCCGGTGCTCGACGTGAGTGACGCCGGCAGCCCGTACACGGTACTGGCCGAAGGCGCCGACCTGCGCACCGACCTGCCGCTTTACCGCATCTGGCGTGATGGCAAACTGGCCGAGGAAGTCAGCGACGCCACCGCCGCCTGGGCGGAACACGCCGACATGGTGACCTTCCTGATCGGCTGCAGCTTCACCTTCGAGACCGGCCTGCAGGAGGCCGGCATCGAGGTGCGGCACATTGCCGACGGCTGCAACGTACCGATGTACCGCACCAACCGCGCCTGCCGCCCGGCGGGCCGCCTGCATGGCGAGATGGTGGTGTCGATGCGGCCGATCCCGGCGGATCGCGTCGCCGAGGCGGCCGGTATTTCCGGGCGCTATCCCTCGGTGCACGGCGCTCCGGTGCATATCGGCGAGCCGGAGCGGCTGGGCATAGAAGACCTGCAGAAGCCGGATTTCGGCGACGCAGTGCGCATCGAGCCCGGCGAAGTGCCGGTGTTCTGGGCCTGCGGGGTGACGCCCCAGGCGGCGGTCATGGCCTCCGGCGTGCCGTTCGCGATCACCCATTCGCCGGGTCATATGTTCATCACCGACGTGCCTGACAGCACGTACCACGTATAG
- a CDS encoding LamB/YcsF family protein, with translation MPTIDLNSDLGESFGQWSMGDDAAMLDIVTSANVACGFHAGDPAGILRTLKAAAAKGVTIGAHVAYPDLVGFGRRNMDIASDELSADMIYQIGALQALATAAGTAVRYVKPHGALYNTIAHDTRQAMAVIEAIRAVDARLVLVALAGSPLIELARREGLTCIAEAFADRAYTPQGTLVSRREAGAVLHDAEQVAQRMLRLVRTGEVEAIDGSVTRIEADSICVHGDSPGAIQMAREVRQLLEQSGVSLQSFAGAAR, from the coding sequence ATGCCAACCATCGACCTCAACAGCGACCTGGGCGAGAGCTTCGGCCAGTGGTCCATGGGTGACGATGCCGCGATGCTCGACATCGTCACCAGCGCCAACGTCGCCTGTGGCTTTCACGCCGGTGACCCGGCCGGCATCCTGCGTACCCTCAAGGCCGCTGCGGCCAAAGGCGTAACCATCGGCGCCCACGTCGCCTACCCGGATCTGGTCGGCTTCGGCCGCCGTAATATGGATATCGCCAGCGACGAGCTGTCCGCCGATATGATCTACCAGATCGGCGCACTGCAGGCCCTGGCCACTGCCGCCGGCACCGCGGTGCGCTACGTGAAGCCCCACGGCGCGCTGTACAACACCATCGCCCACGACACACGCCAGGCCATGGCGGTGATCGAGGCGATCCGCGCGGTCGATGCACGCCTGGTGCTGGTCGCCCTGGCCGGCTCGCCGCTGATCGAGCTGGCCCGCCGCGAAGGCCTGACCTGCATCGCCGAAGCCTTCGCCGACCGCGCCTACACACCGCAAGGCACCCTGGTGTCGCGCCGCGAGGCAGGTGCCGTACTGCACGACGCCGAACAGGTGGCCCAACGCATGCTGCGCCTGGTACGGACCGGCGAGGTCGAAGCCATCGACGGCAGCGTCACCCGCATCGAAGCCGATTCCATCTGCGTGCACGGCGACAGCCCCGGCGCCATCCAGATGGCCCGCGAGGTGCGCCAGTTGCTGGAGCAGTCCGGCGTATCCCTGCAATCCTTCGCCGGAGCCGCCCGATGA
- a CDS encoding NRAMP family divalent metal transporter, translating to MQAQTTADFARSRRSSLIAAIFLMATSAIGPGFITQTATFTATMGAAFAFGILASILIDFVVQLNVWRIVTLTRMRASDIANAAIPGSGYLLAVLVIFGGLVFNVGNIAGAGLGLNALMGLDPKWGGALSALVAIGIFLSKRAGIAVDRLIVVLGVLMILLTLFVAIASNPPLGDALRQTVWPDEINFAIITTIVGGTVGGYITYAGAHRLLDRGLVGEEHIREVTKAALSGIAVTGLMRYVLFLAILGVAASGVVIDISGKGANPAAQAFQAAAGELGLRTFGLVLWAAAITSVIGAAYTSMSFITAFMPGISERGRNIATVAFIAVSLAIYVALGTAPAALLLFAGGFNGLILPIGLSIFVYVGWRRSDLMGGYHYPRWLLVLGALTCLLTWYMAAKSVGPILAFVNL from the coding sequence ATGCAGGCCCAGACCACCGCCGATTTCGCCCGTTCACGCCGCTCATCATTGATCGCAGCCATCTTCCTGATGGCCACCTCGGCCATCGGCCCCGGCTTCATCACCCAGACCGCCACCTTCACGGCGACCATGGGCGCGGCCTTCGCGTTCGGCATCCTGGCGTCGATCCTCATCGACTTCGTGGTGCAGCTGAACGTCTGGCGCATCGTCACCCTGACCCGCATGCGCGCCTCGGACATCGCCAACGCGGCGATTCCCGGCAGCGGCTACCTGCTGGCGGTACTGGTGATCTTTGGCGGCCTGGTATTCAACGTCGGCAACATCGCCGGTGCTGGCCTGGGCCTGAATGCGCTGATGGGCCTGGATCCGAAATGGGGCGGCGCACTCAGCGCCCTGGTGGCCATCGGCATCTTCCTGTCCAAACGCGCCGGCATCGCCGTCGACCGGCTGATCGTGGTGCTGGGCGTGCTGATGATCCTGCTCACCCTGTTCGTCGCCATCGCCTCCAACCCGCCTCTGGGCGATGCACTGCGCCAGACCGTGTGGCCGGACGAGATCAACTTCGCGATCATCACCACCATCGTCGGCGGCACCGTCGGCGGCTACATCACCTACGCCGGCGCCCATCGCCTGCTGGATCGCGGCCTGGTCGGCGAGGAGCACATCAGGGAGGTCACCAAGGCGGCGCTCAGTGGCATCGCGGTAACCGGCCTGATGCGCTACGTGCTGTTCCTGGCCATTCTCGGTGTGGCGGCCAGCGGTGTGGTCATCGACATCTCCGGCAAAGGCGCCAACCCGGCCGCCCAGGCGTTCCAGGCCGCCGCTGGCGAGCTGGGTCTGCGCACCTTCGGCCTGGTGCTCTGGGCCGCTGCCATCACCAGCGTGATCGGCGCCGCCTACACCTCGATGTCGTTCATCACCGCCTTCATGCCCGGCATCAGCGAGCGCGGCCGCAACATCGCCACCGTGGCGTTCATCGCCGTGTCCCTGGCCATCTATGTTGCCCTGGGCACCGCGCCGGCGGCGTTGCTGCTGTTCGCCGGCGGCTTCAACGGCCTGATCCTACCCATCGGCCTGAGCATCTTCGTCTACGTGGGCTGGCGCCGCAGCGACCTGATGGGCGGCTACCACTACCCACGCTGGCTGCTGGTCCTCGGCGCCCTGACCTGCCTGCTGACCTGGTACATGGCGGCCAAATCGGTCGGCCCGATCCTCGCCTTCGTGAACCTTTAA